The following proteins are co-located in the Sphingobacteriia bacterium genome:
- a CDS encoding IscS subfamily cysteine desulfurase: MTLKLPIYMDYQATTPVDPRVLEEMLPYFTEKFGNPHSRSHTYGWEAEEAVEKAREQISSLIGADPREIVFTSGATESNNLAIKGVANFHKEKKNHIVTVVTEHKCVLDACRHLEQQGFKVTYLPVKTNGLIDLNVLENAITDETILVSVMAINNEIGVIQPLKEIGALCRRKGVFFHTDAAQAFGKIPLNVEEMNIDLLSISGHKIYAPKGIGALFVRRKPRIRLEPLINGGGQERGLRSGTVSPALVVALGKAAEIAKNEMQEEYARLKAISKKFYDEIVEKIPDIFLNGDLEQRYPGNLNLSFAYIEGESMLMSIKDLAVSSGSACTSASLEPSYVLRALGVEDELAHTSIRFGFGRFTTDEEVEYALGVVTKNIDKLRALSPLWEMVQEGIDLKSIKWTGH; encoded by the coding sequence AAATTTGGCAATCCTCATTCTAGATCTCATACATATGGGTGGGAAGCAGAAGAGGCGGTGGAAAAAGCTCGTGAACAAATTTCAAGTTTAATAGGTGCAGATCCAAGGGAAATAGTATTTACTTCTGGGGCTACAGAATCAAATAATTTAGCAATTAAAGGGGTGGCTAATTTTCATAAAGAAAAGAAAAATCATATAGTTACCGTTGTAACTGAACATAAATGTGTACTTGATGCTTGCAGGCACCTTGAACAACAAGGATTTAAAGTCACTTATTTGCCAGTAAAAACTAATGGTCTTATAGATTTAAATGTACTTGAAAATGCAATTACTGATGAAACTATTTTAGTTTCTGTTATGGCTATTAATAATGAAATTGGCGTTATACAACCATTAAAAGAAATAGGAGCGCTTTGCCGTAGAAAAGGTGTATTTTTTCATACTGATGCAGCACAAGCTTTTGGTAAAATTCCCCTCAATGTTGAAGAAATGAATATCGATTTGCTTAGTATTTCAGGGCATAAAATTTATGCTCCTAAAGGAATAGGGGCGCTTTTTGTTAGAAGAAAACCTAGAATAAGGTTAGAACCTTTAATCAATGGTGGTGGCCAAGAAAGAGGGCTAAGGTCAGGAACGGTATCACCCGCACTTGTAGTAGCTTTAGGTAAAGCTGCAGAAATTGCTAAGAATGAAATGCAAGAAGAATATGCTAGATTAAAAGCAATTAGTAAAAAGTTTTACGACGAAATAGTAGAAAAAATTCCTGATATATTTTTAAATGGAGATCTTGAGCAAAGATACCCAGGTAACTTAAATTTAAGTTTTGCATATATAGAAGGAGAATCAATGCTTATGTCAATTAAAGACCTTGCGGTTTCTTCAGGTTCAGCTTGTACTTCTGCTTCACTCGAGCCTTCATATGTTTTAAGAGCTTTAGGTGTGGAAGATGAACTTGCGCACACTTCAATTAGATTTGGTTTTGGTAGGTTTACAACAGATGAAGAAGTAGAATATGCGCTTGGTGTAGTTACAAAAAATATTGATAAATTAAGAGCTTTAAGTCCACTTTGGGAAATGGTACAAGAAGGAATAGATCTTAAATCTATTAAGTGGACAGGACATTAA
- the iscU gene encoding Fe-S cluster assembly scaffold IscU produces MAYSNKVIDHYENPRNVGSLDKNDQTVGTGLVGAPSCGDVMKLQIKVNEQGLIEEAKFKTFGCASAIASSSLATEWIRGKTLEEAQQIKNSDIAKELSLPPVKIHCSILAEDAIKAAIQDFKNKKSSDGDCEIEKLADV; encoded by the coding sequence ATGGCATATAGTAATAAAGTGATTGATCACTATGAAAACCCAAGAAATGTAGGTTCATTAGATAAAAATGATCAAACAGTAGGAACAGGGCTTGTTGGAGCTCCTTCATGCGGTGATGTAATGAAATTACAAATAAAAGTTAACGAGCAAGGACTTATAGAAGAAGCAAAATTTAAAACTTTTGGTTGCGCTTCTGCTATTGCTTCTAGCTCTCTTGCAACAGAGTGGATTAGAGGTAAAACTTTAGAAGAAGCACAACAAATCAAGAATTCTGATATTGCTAAAGAATTATCATTACCTCCAGTTAAAATTCATTGTTCGATTTTAGCTGAAGATGCTATTAAAGCAGCTATTCAGGATTTTAAAAATAAAAAATCGTCTGATGGTGATTGTGAAATTGAAAAATTAGCAGATGTATAA
- a CDS encoding iron-sulfur cluster assembly accessory protein has translation MAFPQIITITENAKARIEHLLSLRNKPSVGIRIGIRSGGCNGLTYTVEYADNITEFDTIVEYEGVKVLIDRKAELYLLGTQMDYVEGKMKSGFTFTNPNVKGQCGCGESFHV, from the coding sequence ATGGCTTTTCCTCAAATTATAACTATTACTGAAAATGCCAAAGCGCGGATTGAACATTTATTATCTCTCCGCAATAAACCTTCAGTAGGTATTAGAATAGGTATTAGATCAGGTGGATGTAACGGACTTACCTATACCGTAGAATATGCTGATAATATAACTGAATTTGATACAATAGTTGAATATGAAGGTGTTAAAGTTTTAATTGATAGAAAAGCAGAGCTTTATCTTCTCGGTACTCAAATGGATTATGTCGAAGGTAAAATGAAATCAGGGTTTACTTTTACAAATCCTAATGTAAAAGGCCAGTGCGGTTGTGGCGAATCATTCCACGTTTAA
- the hscB gene encoding Fe-S protein assembly co-chaperone HscB encodes MSKNYFEIFDLELKLTIDLVKLRQKYFELQKIYHPDSQNHNDLEMCLKINEGYRILSSDILRTSYLLELENIFINKENTTIKPKPEILILALEKREELENESDINNLRKIQKDAQNKFNDLKDIFEKLYLQKTFNKAAEIAIEMQYMNKLIEETISKINKILEEI; translated from the coding sequence ATGTCTAAAAATTATTTTGAAATATTTGACTTAGAATTAAAACTTACAATTGATCTTGTTAAGTTAAGACAAAAATATTTTGAACTTCAAAAAATATATCATCCAGATTCCCAGAATCACAATGATTTGGAAATGTGCTTAAAAATTAATGAAGGATATAGAATATTATCCTCCGATATTCTAAGAACTTCATATTTATTAGAACTTGAAAATATCTTTATTAATAAAGAAAATACTACTATAAAGCCAAAGCCTGAAATATTAATATTAGCGCTTGAAAAAAGGGAAGAATTAGAAAACGAATCTGACATAAATAACCTTCGTAAAATTCAAAAAGATGCGCAAAATAAATTTAATGATTTAAAAGATATTTTTGAAAAATTATATTTGCAAAAAACTTTTAATAAAGCTGCAGAGATTGCTATTGAAATGCAATATATGAATAAATTGATTGAGGAAACAATCAGTAAGATAAACAAAATTTTGGAAGAGATATAA
- the hscA gene encoding Fe-S protein assembly chaperone HscA — protein sequence MNLYDIYEPGQTPLPHQNDDILALGIDLGTTNSLIALAKDGKVEVICDEFGNSILPSIIHFNDNGDIDHYGKNSVSSIKRFIGKSYEEVKNSNIYNIIDCYEGNPGIKIGSKIYTPVEISAEILKQLKKRAEKALGREVSKVVITVPAYFDDAKRLATKDAALLAGLDVLRLINEPTAAAVAYGLDKKKQGQYLVYDLGGGTFDISLLKMENDIFQVVATGGDSELGGDDFDKLIAEEMLKTIDGLLYKEALRIARKLKEELTDKEKAEYENFTLTREHFASLTKDLVNKTIKLTNKVINDSRLLPNEINGIVLVGGSTRMPVIKEKLKDIFPITIYDDLDPDKIVAEGAAIQAESLIKGSNHLLVDVNPLSIGLEIMGGMVEKIIPRNSTIPASFIQEFTTYQDGQSGMLFHIVQGERELAKDCRSLAKFELKGIPSMKAGIPRIKIKFVIDADGLLTISAWEETSSVRQTIHVQPSYGLPHEVIRTMLFDAISHAEEDLNARKLLEVKSEAERLIYQVNQVKSEIENYLEKDLKEEISLGVDELKRSLELNKQDLISTEMKKFENTIEKLAEKHLELKFSSKLQGIKIEDLEKLSK from the coding sequence ATGAATTTATATGATATTTATGAGCCAGGGCAAACTCCCTTACCTCATCAAAATGATGATATTTTAGCTCTTGGAATAGATTTAGGTACTACCAATTCTTTAATAGCCTTAGCAAAAGATGGTAAAGTAGAAGTTATATGTGATGAATTTGGTAATAGCATATTACCCTCAATTATACATTTTAATGACAATGGAGACATTGACCATTATGGAAAAAACTCAGTTTCTTCAATAAAAAGATTTATTGGGAAGAGTTACGAAGAAGTAAAAAACTCTAATATATATAATATTATTGATTGTTATGAAGGTAACCCTGGAATTAAAATTGGGTCAAAAATATATACACCAGTAGAAATATCAGCTGAAATTTTAAAACAGTTAAAAAAAAGAGCTGAAAAGGCTTTAGGCAGAGAGGTTAGTAAAGTTGTAATTACAGTACCTGCATATTTTGACGATGCCAAAAGACTAGCTACTAAAGATGCAGCTTTATTAGCAGGATTAGATGTTTTAAGGCTGATTAATGAGCCAACAGCTGCTGCTGTAGCCTATGGATTAGATAAAAAAAAGCAAGGGCAATATCTAGTATATGATTTAGGTGGGGGTACTTTTGATATATCTCTCCTTAAAATGGAAAATGATATTTTTCAAGTTGTTGCAACAGGTGGAGATAGTGAATTAGGTGGCGATGATTTCGATAAGCTTATTGCAGAAGAAATGCTAAAAACTATAGATGGGCTACTTTATAAAGAAGCTTTAAGAATCGCTCGTAAATTAAAAGAAGAATTAACTGATAAAGAAAAAGCAGAATATGAAAACTTTACTTTAACTCGGGAGCATTTTGCTAGTTTAACTAAAGATTTAGTAAATAAAACTATAAAATTAACTAATAAAGTTATAAATGATTCTAGGCTATTACCAAATGAAATAAATGGAATAGTGCTAGTTGGTGGTTCAACTAGAATGCCTGTAATAAAAGAAAAGCTTAAAGATATTTTTCCTATTACCATTTATGATGATCTTGATCCGGATAAAATTGTAGCAGAAGGGGCCGCTATTCAGGCTGAAAGCTTAATTAAAGGCTCTAATCATTTATTAGTTGATGTAAATCCTCTTTCAATCGGACTTGAAATAATGGGTGGAATGGTTGAAAAAATAATTCCTCGTAATTCAACAATCCCTGCAAGTTTTATTCAAGAATTCACTACATATCAAGATGGGCAAAGTGGAATGTTATTTCATATTGTACAAGGGGAAAGAGAACTCGCTAAAGATTGCAGATCACTTGCGAAATTTGAATTAAAAGGAATTCCTTCAATGAAAGCGGGTATTCCACGGATTAAAATTAAATTTGTTATAGATGCGGATGGATTGCTCACAATTTCTGCTTGGGAAGAAACTTCAAGTGTTAGGCAAACTATACATGTTCAACCAAGTTATGGTCTTCCTCATGAAGTAATAAGGACTATGTTGTTTGATGCGATTAGTCATGCTGAAGAAGATTTAAATGCTCGAAAGCTTTTAGAAGTAAAAAGTGAAGCTGAAAGATTGATTTATCAAGTTAACCAGGTTAAATCAGAAATAGAAAATTATCTGGAAAAAGATTTAAAGGAAGAAATATCTTTAGGGGTCGATGAATTAAAAAGATCGCTAGAATTGAATAAGCAAGATCTTATAAGCACAGAGATGAAAAAATTTGAAAATACTATAGAAAAACTTGCTGAAAAGCATTTAGAGCTTAAATTTTCATCAAAACTTCAAGGTATTAAAATAGAAGATTTAGAAAAATTATCTAAATAA
- a CDS encoding ferredoxin family 2Fe-2S iron-sulfur cluster binding protein codes for MVETVKVNFLNADGSEVTVEAPIGISLLEVAHANDIDLEGACEGSLACSTCHVIVDEDWYDLLSPASEDEEDMLDLAFGLTHTSRLGCQIILTEELDGITVRLPSATRNMSL; via the coding sequence ATGGTTGAAACAGTTAAAGTTAATTTTTTAAACGCTGATGGCTCAGAGGTCACAGTTGAAGCTCCAATAGGTATATCTTTATTAGAAGTTGCGCATGCAAATGACATTGATCTTGAAGGTGCCTGTGAAGGCTCTCTTGCATGTTCAACATGTCATGTTATAGTTGATGAAGATTGGTATGATTTATTATCACCAGCTAGTGAAGATGAAGAAGATATGTTAGATTTAGCATTTGGTTTAACACATACTTCTCGTTTAGGGTGTCAAATTATTTTGACAGAAGAATTAGATGGGATAACAGTAAGATTACCTTCAGCAACTAGAAACATGAGTTTATAA
- the alaS gene encoding alanine--tRNA ligase encodes MFTTNDIRKSFINFFVNNNHAHVESSPLIPHNDPSLMFTNSGMVQFKNYFTGVEQSKFKTATTSQKCVRAGGKHNDLENVGYTARHHTFFEMLGNFSFGDYFKEQAIFYAWNFLTKEIGLDKNKLYFTVYHTDDEAYNFWKKMGVEENRIIRISTSDNFWSMGDTGPCGPCSEIFYDHGEGLTGGLPGQPDEGGERYVEIWNLVFMQYEQKANGEMLPLPKPSIDTGMGLERFAAAMQGVYDNYQIDLFKNLMQASSEITKTKITTENIASHKVIVDHLRSTAFLIADGIIPSNEGRGYVLRRIMRRAMRHVHHLGCKETVINKLIPSLIHEMGGAYPELLRAENFITETIKQEEERFQETLDRGMKLLSQEVNNLKKEQDLPGEVAFKLYDTYGFPLDLTMDIMRKEDRSVDVVAFEENMKKQKEMARKSWLGSGENATEELWFDIKNEYGSSEFLGYKMHSADAIIQEIIKDGQKIDEVKSGDKVCFITNQTPFYGESGGQMGDIGIGKTSTGEIVITDTKKHLDLHVHYAEVKSGSIKKSQTITLTIDEERRKKLKSNHSATHLLHAVLRKFLGSHITQKGSLVAHDRLRFDISHNKPLSHFEIKRIENEVNKIIRENHSVTTKLMAPKDAIESGAMALFGEKYGEEVRVVSMGGLLEEKDYSIELCGGTHVERTGDIGCFKIISEAAIASGVRRIEAVSGEDAINYIHSRDEILNELSAILKVPTNEFPARLESLNSESKRLEKELLEARKIILDSYLNKFESFNKADLLVVETKGMNFKDLKSWLDNNIKKFEKSIIVVINEDIGKGAVVVAVSNPDIIKATEIAEKFVKALGGTGSGGSPNFAQGGISNVNNLKNAITELKNQLN; translated from the coding sequence ATGTTTACTACTAACGACATTAGAAAATCTTTCATAAATTTCTTTGTAAATAATAATCATGCACATGTGGAATCGAGCCCATTAATCCCACATAATGATCCATCATTGATGTTTACAAATTCAGGGATGGTACAATTCAAAAATTATTTTACAGGGGTTGAGCAATCAAAATTTAAAACTGCTACTACTTCCCAGAAATGTGTAAGAGCTGGCGGTAAACATAATGATCTTGAAAACGTAGGTTATACAGCGCGTCACCATACTTTTTTTGAAATGTTAGGTAATTTCTCATTTGGTGATTATTTTAAAGAACAAGCAATTTTTTATGCATGGAATTTTTTAACTAAAGAAATTGGATTGGATAAAAATAAACTTTATTTTACAGTTTATCACACCGATGATGAAGCTTATAATTTCTGGAAAAAAATGGGAGTTGAAGAAAATAGAATAATAAGAATTTCTACTTCAGATAACTTTTGGTCAATGGGTGATACAGGTCCTTGTGGACCTTGTTCAGAAATATTTTACGATCATGGAGAAGGTTTAACTGGCGGTTTGCCAGGTCAGCCAGATGAAGGTGGTGAAAGATATGTTGAAATATGGAACCTTGTATTTATGCAATATGAGCAAAAGGCAAATGGTGAAATGTTACCATTACCAAAGCCAAGTATAGATACAGGCATGGGTTTGGAACGCTTTGCAGCAGCAATGCAAGGTGTTTATGATAATTATCAAATTGATTTATTTAAAAATTTAATGCAAGCAAGTAGTGAAATTACTAAAACTAAAATCACTACCGAAAATATAGCTTCTCATAAAGTTATAGTAGATCATTTACGTTCTACAGCTTTTTTAATAGCGGATGGAATCATTCCTTCAAATGAAGGAAGAGGTTATGTTCTTCGTAGAATTATGCGTCGAGCTATGAGACATGTACATCACTTAGGTTGTAAAGAGACGGTAATTAATAAATTGATTCCGTCACTTATCCATGAAATGGGTGGAGCTTATCCTGAATTACTTCGTGCAGAAAATTTTATAACTGAAACAATAAAGCAAGAAGAAGAACGTTTTCAAGAAACCCTTGATAGAGGTATGAAGTTATTATCTCAAGAAGTTAATAATTTGAAAAAAGAGCAAGATTTACCAGGTGAAGTTGCATTCAAATTATACGATACATATGGTTTTCCATTAGATCTTACAATGGATATTATGCGTAAAGAAGACCGTAGTGTTGACGTTGTAGCTTTTGAAGAAAATATGAAAAAGCAAAAAGAAATGGCTAGAAAATCTTGGCTAGGTTCTGGAGAAAATGCAACAGAAGAATTATGGTTTGATATTAAAAATGAATATGGGTCTTCAGAATTTTTAGGATATAAAATGCATAGTGCAGATGCAATTATCCAAGAGATTATTAAAGATGGTCAAAAAATTGATGAAGTAAAGTCAGGAGATAAAGTTTGCTTTATAACTAACCAAACTCCATTTTATGGTGAATCAGGTGGCCAAATGGGAGATATAGGTATTGGTAAAACTTCTACAGGTGAAATAGTAATTACCGATACTAAAAAACATCTAGATTTGCATGTTCATTATGCTGAGGTAAAAAGCGGTAGTATTAAAAAATCGCAAACTATTACTCTTACAATTGATGAAGAAAGAAGAAAGAAATTAAAAAGTAATCACTCAGCAACTCATCTTTTACATGCGGTACTTAGAAAATTTTTAGGTAGTCATATTACTCAAAAAGGCTCGCTTGTAGCTCACGATCGCTTAAGATTTGATATTAGCCATAACAAACCGCTAAGCCACTTTGAAATTAAAAGAATAGAGAATGAAGTAAATAAAATAATTAGAGAAAATCATTCTGTTACTACAAAACTTATGGCTCCAAAAGATGCTATTGAAAGTGGGGCAATGGCTTTATTTGGTGAAAAATATGGTGAAGAAGTAAGAGTAGTTTCAATGGGTGGATTGCTTGAAGAAAAAGATTATTCGATTGAACTTTGCGGTGGCACTCACGTTGAAAGAACTGGCGATATAGGTTGTTTTAAAATAATTAGTGAAGCTGCAATTGCATCAGGCGTTAGAAGAATTGAAGCAGTTTCAGGTGAAGATGCAATAAATTATATTCACTCGCGTGATGAAATATTAAACGAATTATCAGCAATTTTAAAAGTTCCAACAAATGAATTTCCAGCTCGTTTAGAATCATTAAATAGTGAAAGTAAAAGATTAGAAAAGGAATTATTAGAAGCCCGTAAAATTATTCTTGATTCTTATTTAAATAAATTTGAAAGTTTTAATAAAGCTGATCTTTTAGTTGTTGAAACTAAAGGTATGAATTTTAAAGACCTTAAATCATGGCTTGATAATAATATAAAGAAATTTGAAAAATCAATAATTGTAGTTATTAATGAAGACATAGGAAAGGGGGCTGTAGTTGTTGCTGTAAGTAACCCTGACATTATCAAAGCTACTGAAATTGCTGAAAAGTTTGTAAAAGCCTTAGGAGGAACAGGTTCTGGTGGTTCACCGAATTTCGCACAAGGTGGTATTTCTAACGTAAACAACCTTAAAAATGCAATTACCGAATTAAAAAATCAGCTTAATTAA
- a CDS encoding prepilin-type N-terminal cleavage/methylation domain-containing protein, with translation MSYIYNKSKAFTLVELSIVLVIIGLIVGGILTGQSLIRTAELSATIRQVSNFNTAVSAFRIKYNGIPGDLPSSIATSFGLATRDGTTGKGDGNGLIEGGAAASTNADGETALFWNDLWAANLIEGNTSSYTTAASAVTTSATATLENFFPPAKVGKGAFFIVYSINGVNYYELIGLSSVAGGTYTTFNSLAPSDAYYIDGKLDDGMPGSGIVLASPAGSPAGAASSGAGGAAANVCVNTTPNPDVYNNQNPALLCRVVIRMN, from the coding sequence ATGTCTTACATATACAATAAATCAAAAGCTTTTACTTTAGTAGAACTTTCAATCGTATTAGTAATTATTGGATTAATTGTAGGTGGAATTTTGACAGGTCAAAGCCTTATAAGAACTGCAGAACTTAGCGCAACAATAAGACAGGTGTCAAACTTTAACACTGCCGTTTCTGCTTTTAGAATTAAATATAACGGCATACCTGGTGATCTTCCAAGTAGTATTGCGACATCTTTTGGTCTTGCCACAAGAGATGGTACTACAGGTAAAGGTGATGGTAATGGGTTAATCGAAGGTGGTGCCGCTGCTAGTACAAATGCAGATGGTGAAACAGCATTATTTTGGAATGATTTATGGGCAGCAAACTTGATTGAAGGTAATACAAGCTCTTATACAACTGCAGCATCTGCAGTAACAACTAGCGCTACTGCAACATTAGAAAACTTTTTCCCTCCAGCTAAAGTTGGTAAAGGTGCATTCTTTATAGTGTATTCAATAAATGGCGTAAATTATTATGAACTTATAGGTTTAAGTAGTGTTGCCGGTGGCACCTATACTACATTTAACAGCTTAGCACCTTCTGATGCTTATTATATTGACGGTAAATTAGACGATGGTATGCCAGGTAGTGGGATAGTTCTTGCTTCACCTGCAGGTAGTCCTGCCGGCGCTGCTTCTTCTGGTGCAGGTGGTGCTGCAGCAAACGTTTGCGTAAATACAACCCCAAACCCAGATGTATATAATAACCAAAACCCAGCACTATTATGTAGAGTTGTTATTAGAATGAATTAA
- a CDS encoding ComEC/Rec2 family competence protein: MKNLKVTSISNRLISLFYEEQTQWILWIPVLFGSGILYYFSLNYEPSIFTLIAICIVNLLALYFLYKNFFLRIIFITLFIISFGTVFTSIKANLISTYIIPHNFSNVSIVGQVNEITNLTIGARLTIKPLTIDKISNHRKLKNIKVSFRTKIDNTKVGDIIKFKANLSPPSSNTVPGGYNLRRVSYFQQISAIGYAISDVTIIKQKKINWFNQKIEHLRQAIANRIYDQMGKTYGPVFAALIIGETSTIPVTIFDNMRNSGLSHILAVSGMHLSLVVAICFLLFRNTLALIPNLSERIDLKKLSGFISILISLFYLFLSGAHTAAIRAFIMSTLIVLSIIFDRSPHPIRSLSLAAFIILLMMPDVILKPSFQMSFAAVLALISFYEIYTKKVTPYINFENHFSRIIFYFFGIVITSLLAGIATSPFSLYHFNSYANYGILANLFAIPLVSFIIMPLTVSWLTLYFVNIEYLISPFIKYGIILLTKIADLTSALPGSVINISSISSVTLCLLSLGFIWLTIWKTKIKIFGILLIISSLLFEIFIHEKAFLIVLNEPKNFIININGYLYSNVKSKRNSIVKNWHKYYGKQEIQSFELVNTANLSCDNLACTIKLKYKYLLIFDPILNILNEDYCKNYKVIINLTYIPLAPSCKNILNISEYNKNLFLFNASNFSLKKRIWD, encoded by the coding sequence ATGAAAAATCTAAAAGTTACTTCTATTTCTAATAGATTAATAAGCCTATTCTACGAAGAACAAACTCAATGGATTCTTTGGATACCAGTATTATTTGGAAGCGGTATTTTATATTATTTTTCATTAAATTATGAACCATCTATTTTTACTCTAATCGCAATTTGTATCGTCAATTTATTAGCATTATATTTTTTATATAAAAATTTTTTTTTAAGAATAATTTTTATTACTTTATTTATAATATCTTTCGGTACTGTATTTACTTCTATAAAAGCTAATTTGATCTCAACTTATATTATTCCTCATAATTTTAGTAATGTAAGTATAGTAGGTCAAGTTAATGAAATTACTAACCTAACAATTGGCGCAAGGTTAACTATTAAACCTCTCACTATTGATAAAATCAGCAACCATAGAAAACTAAAAAATATTAAAGTTTCCTTTCGAACTAAAATAGATAATACGAAAGTAGGTGACATTATAAAGTTTAAAGCTAATCTCTCTCCTCCTTCTTCTAATACGGTTCCAGGAGGTTATAATTTAAGAAGAGTTTCGTATTTTCAGCAGATTAGCGCTATTGGTTATGCCATATCTGATGTAACTATAATAAAACAAAAAAAAATTAACTGGTTTAATCAAAAAATTGAACATTTGCGACAAGCAATTGCAAACAGAATTTATGACCAAATGGGGAAAACATACGGACCTGTTTTTGCTGCTCTTATAATTGGAGAAACTTCTACTATACCCGTAACCATTTTTGATAATATGAGAAATTCAGGTCTTTCTCATATACTTGCAGTTTCAGGAATGCATTTAAGTTTAGTAGTCGCTATATGTTTTTTATTATTTAGAAATACGTTAGCTTTAATTCCAAATTTATCTGAAAGAATTGATCTTAAAAAACTCTCAGGATTTATATCTATTTTAATTAGTTTATTTTATTTGTTTTTATCAGGCGCACATACTGCCGCTATTCGTGCTTTTATAATGAGTACTTTAATAGTATTATCCATAATATTCGATCGATCTCCACATCCTATAAGATCTTTATCGCTCGCAGCTTTCATAATTTTACTTATGATGCCAGATGTAATTTTAAAACCCAGTTTTCAAATGTCATTTGCGGCGGTACTTGCATTAATTAGTTTTTATGAAATATATACAAAAAAAGTTACTCCTTATATTAACTTTGAAAATCATTTTTCACGCATTATATTTTACTTTTTTGGTATAGTAATTACTTCATTACTAGCTGGTATTGCAACAAGCCCTTTTTCTCTTTATCACTTTAATTCTTATGCTAATTATGGGATCTTAGCTAATTTATTTGCCATTCCATTAGTTAGCTTTATTATTATGCCATTAACTGTTTCTTGGTTAACTTTATATTTTGTTAACATTGAATATTTAATTTCACCTTTTATAAAATACGGAATAATTTTACTTACAAAAATTGCTGATTTAACAAGTGCACTACCAGGTTCTGTAATTAATATTTCTTCAATTTCTTCAGTAACTTTATGTTTATTAAGTTTAGGCTTTATATGGCTCACTATTTGGAAAACAAAAATTAAAATATTTGGTATATTGCTTATAATTTCTTCACTATTATTTGAAATATTTATTCATGAAAAAGCTTTTTTAATTGTCTTAAATGAGCCTAAAAATTTTATAATTAATATAAACGGTTATCTTTATTCAAACGTTAAAAGTAAAAGAAATAGTATAGTGAAAAATTGGCACAAATATTATGGTAAACAAGAAATTCAGAGTTTTGAATTAGTAAATACTGCTAATTTATCGTGTGATAATCTCGCCTGTACTATTAAATTAAAATATAAATATCTTTTAATTTTTGATCCAATTTTAAATATCCTAAATGAAGACTATTGCAAAAATTATAAAGTTATAATTAATTTAACGTATATACCCCTAGCCCCTTCCTGTAAAAATATCTTAAATATCTCGGAATATAATAAAAATCTTTTTTTATTTAATGCTTCTAACTTTTCTCTAAAAAAAAGGATTTGGGATTAA